The following are from one region of the Thiocapsa rosea genome:
- a CDS encoding glycosyltransferase family 4 protein has product MEVLRLRMPEARVAYVPDYVCNVVGEACRKAGFETVEYPTNMQCMPEWRSLELMIGRNRDAVLVLCSQFGSVPVMTPEAETLVRANPGIFVVADECQNLVPDSPVRPERNRAVLFSFNDKTCPGVMGGGVAVSRESPLDAPVVAIASMSRRLLCTVALYRLWFMGIGRILKQSARLAIGAGQSHRLPTSYEFSVCKSPHYDLRPEPIYKLSAARALMSVNGLERYRRLRVENAKSLRQGLNGLQVGLDLDGVVAGPAFLPIMAGVDELPVSFPAAVKASYGRSPIHATKADHWYSLKINMPHLSYAIKPPVVVQLTTRHAITDNRILHLMARTADCGGFESLVMGPAYEHGVFEGIELRATPRIAAGAKLSSMARSLEVLIGAYRSGYPLFHIHDPDLIPAGLVLRLLGRRVIYDVHDDYEASLKDRLRTRAWLARWFPATWWWFERYAATAFNGVVVADRHLAGKFAVCAPVILGNYPRLDFTPPAQAEEEETFNLIYVGGVTRERGLGVALEAIRRLPYPELRLHVIGAGRDSALMDALRAEPRVVLHGRVPWTELHRYYSRAHVGLALYQPLQGFLYYPGENAVKIVEYMSAGIPVLCSNFPGLKTFVEDAGCGLVVQPDDAEAIAEKIQALVDNPGLRRQLGATGRRLFEIEYNWEKHQGRLIQLYERVLAK; this is encoded by the coding sequence ATGGAGGTCTTACGGCTTCGGATGCCGGAGGCTCGCGTCGCTTATGTGCCGGATTACGTGTGTAACGTCGTTGGAGAAGCGTGTCGGAAGGCAGGCTTCGAGACGGTGGAGTATCCCACCAATATGCAGTGTATGCCGGAGTGGAGATCACTGGAGCTGATGATCGGTCGGAACCGGGATGCAGTGCTTGTTCTCTGTTCTCAATTCGGCTCGGTCCCGGTGATGACTCCGGAGGCGGAGACGCTGGTGCGAGCGAATCCCGGAATCTTCGTCGTCGCCGATGAGTGTCAGAACTTGGTCCCGGACTCTCCTGTGCGGCCTGAAAGAAACCGGGCGGTTCTGTTCAGCTTCAACGACAAAACCTGCCCGGGCGTCATGGGTGGGGGGGTTGCGGTGTCGAGGGAATCCCCGTTGGACGCGCCGGTTGTTGCCATCGCGAGTATGTCACGCCGGCTATTGTGCACGGTGGCGCTCTACCGACTCTGGTTTATGGGTATCGGTCGGATCCTCAAGCAGTCAGCGCGCCTTGCCATCGGTGCCGGACAGTCGCATCGGCTACCGACCTCCTATGAATTCTCGGTCTGCAAGAGCCCACACTATGATTTACGACCGGAGCCGATTTACAAGCTGTCGGCGGCGCGTGCTTTGATGAGTGTGAATGGGCTTGAGCGCTATCGACGATTGAGGGTCGAGAATGCAAAGTCGCTCCGTCAGGGGTTAAACGGCCTGCAAGTTGGTTTGGACCTTGATGGCGTCGTGGCTGGTCCGGCATTTCTGCCGATCATGGCCGGCGTCGACGAACTGCCGGTGAGCTTCCCGGCTGCGGTCAAGGCGTCTTATGGCCGATCGCCCATCCATGCGACAAAAGCCGACCATTGGTATTCGCTCAAGATCAATATGCCTCACCTTTCATACGCCATCAAGCCACCGGTCGTTGTGCAGCTGACGACTCGACATGCCATCACGGACAATCGCATCCTGCATTTGATGGCGCGAACCGCGGACTGCGGGGGGTTTGAAAGTCTCGTGATGGGGCCGGCCTACGAGCACGGCGTATTTGAAGGTATTGAGCTACGGGCAACGCCTCGTATTGCCGCAGGCGCGAAACTTTCGTCTATGGCGCGGTCGCTAGAAGTTTTGATTGGAGCCTATCGGAGCGGGTATCCGCTGTTTCACATCCATGATCCGGACCTGATCCCTGCTGGTCTTGTTCTGAGGCTCCTAGGCCGCCGAGTCATTTATGATGTCCATGATGATTACGAGGCCAGTCTAAAGGACCGTTTGCGCACGCGCGCTTGGTTGGCGCGTTGGTTCCCGGCGACTTGGTGGTGGTTCGAGCGTTATGCCGCGACTGCATTTAATGGCGTAGTCGTCGCCGATCGGCATTTGGCGGGAAAGTTCGCGGTTTGTGCGCCGGTGATCCTTGGGAATTACCCGCGGCTGGATTTCACGCCACCGGCTCAAGCCGAGGAAGAAGAGACGTTTAACCTGATTTATGTTGGTGGAGTGACTAGGGAGAGGGGATTGGGTGTAGCTTTGGAGGCGATAAGGCGATTGCCTTATCCGGAGTTACGATTGCACGTGATCGGCGCGGGCCGCGACAGCGCCTTGATGGACGCCTTGCGGGCCGAGCCGCGTGTGGTCCTGCATGGTCGTGTGCCCTGGACAGAGCTGCACCGCTACTACAGTCGGGCGCATGTCGGGCTCGCCTTGTACCAGCCGCTTCAGGGCTTTCTTTATTATCCCGGCGAGAACGCGGTGAAAATCGTCGAGTACATGTCGGCCGGTATTCCGGTCTTGTGCTCGAACTTTCCGGGCTTAAAGACCTTTGTCGAGGATGCGGGCTGCGGCTTGGTGGTGCAGCCCGACGACGCCGAGGCCATCGCGGAGAAGATCCAAGCCCTCGTGGACAACCCTGGTCTGCGTCGTCAACTTGGGGCGACGGGTCGGCGGCTTTTCGAGATTGAGTACAACTGGGAGAAGCACCAAGGGCGCCTGATCCAGCTCTATGAACGGGTTCTTGCCAAGTGA
- a CDS encoding glycosyltransferase: MRQFAHAVARQGVRCTVIQPVAVHEAWRSDGFPARTYEDAGHDARVEIFRPRFLSVSARESYAFMGPLSPSRMTLHRFTAAVRRVLSRYQVRPDALYGHFLYLSGAAVVRLGQGLDIPAFPCVGEGELWTVRQFGVAHARERLRPASGFLANSSALKGTLIEELGLPADRIGVFPNGTDLSAFRPLARHVARERFGLPRDQFLVGAVGNFLEKKGIVRVGAAIEGLEGVAGVFAGSGPVPPSASNTALCRRVPHEEIPELLAACDVFVLPTLIEGSCNALVEAMACGLPIISSIGAFNDDVLDESMSIRIDPMNVEAIRCAIIQLRDDPRRRTAMASAALERSKEFDVNDRARRMLAFMEECATRA; this comes from the coding sequence GTGCGTCAGTTCGCGCATGCAGTTGCGCGTCAGGGTGTTCGCTGTACCGTGATCCAGCCGGTCGCGGTCCACGAGGCATGGCGATCAGACGGGTTTCCGGCTCGAACCTATGAAGACGCAGGTCATGATGCGCGGGTCGAGATCTTCCGTCCGCGCTTCCTGTCGGTCTCGGCGCGTGAGTCCTATGCGTTTATGGGTCCGTTGAGTCCGTCACGCATGACACTGCACCGCTTCACTGCTGCCGTGCGAAGGGTCCTGAGCCGTTATCAGGTCAGGCCGGATGCACTGTATGGTCACTTTCTTTACCTGTCCGGCGCTGCAGTTGTCCGACTTGGACAAGGCTTGGACATTCCGGCCTTTCCGTGCGTTGGTGAAGGGGAGTTGTGGACGGTGCGTCAGTTTGGTGTTGCCCACGCGCGGGAAAGATTGCGGCCGGCTAGTGGATTTCTGGCAAATTCTTCTGCGCTGAAAGGCACCTTGATCGAGGAGCTCGGTCTGCCCGCCGATCGGATCGGGGTCTTTCCCAACGGCACGGATCTCTCAGCCTTCAGACCGCTCGCGCGGCACGTAGCGCGCGAACGCTTTGGGTTACCCCGGGATCAGTTCTTGGTGGGTGCGGTCGGTAATTTTCTGGAAAAGAAAGGAATCGTACGTGTGGGGGCGGCCATTGAAGGGCTGGAAGGCGTCGCGGGAGTCTTTGCCGGCTCGGGGCCGGTGCCGCCCAGCGCGTCGAACACCGCCCTTTGCCGCCGCGTCCCCCACGAGGAGATCCCCGAATTGCTGGCGGCATGCGATGTTTTTGTCCTGCCGACCCTGATCGAAGGCTCCTGCAACGCCTTGGTTGAGGCCATGGCTTGCGGTTTACCCATCATCAGCTCGATCGGGGCGTTCAACGATGATGTGTTGGACGAGAGCATGTCCATTCGTATCGATCCGATGAATGTGGAAGCCATCCGTTGCGCGATCATCCAACTGCGCGACGATCCGCGACGGCGCACAGCTATGGCTTCAGCGGCACTAGAACGCTCTAAGGAATTTGATGTGAATGATCGCGCCCGCCGGATGCTTGCCTTTATGGAGGAATGCGCCACCAGGGCGTAG
- a CDS encoding class I SAM-dependent methyltransferase: MNQTAQTRETYSQRLLKGGGYLAWQRFARFRAAADAVQRYAYEAMRRDMLDIGAADGIGLPFLKPLSDRLVSVNYYDNHTREFQAAHPGEEVITADARDLRLPDGSFDIVVSFETLHLIPVDRLKAIAEIHRVLRPGGLLVCSVPIEIGHTALLKLAARAKSGHQLDGMSLGMALKHVFPSFFNITQYDRGRQVGFDAYRFSRDIGPWFDVLERKAVPLPILLPFNLLIVARRKEQATP, translated from the coding sequence ATGAATCAAACAGCTCAGACAAGAGAAACCTACAGCCAACGCCTTCTCAAAGGCGGGGGATACTTAGCCTGGCAACGTTTTGCCCGGTTTCGCGCGGCCGCCGATGCTGTCCAACGTTATGCATACGAGGCAATGCGTCGTGACATGCTCGATATTGGCGCGGCGGATGGTATTGGCTTGCCGTTTCTGAAGCCACTGTCAGACCGGCTTGTCAGTGTTAACTATTACGACAACCATACGCGCGAGTTTCAGGCGGCCCATCCGGGGGAGGAGGTCATCACCGCCGACGCTCGCGATCTTCGGCTTCCGGACGGCTCCTTTGATATCGTCGTCTCTTTCGAGACACTGCATCTGATTCCCGTCGATCGCCTGAAGGCCATCGCCGAGATCCATCGTGTACTGCGGCCCGGTGGGCTGCTGGTTTGTAGCGTCCCGATTGAAATCGGCCACACGGCGCTCCTTAAACTTGCCGCTAGGGCCAAATCGGGACATCAACTCGACGGCATGAGCCTTGGGATGGCGTTGAAGCATGTCTTTCCAAGCTTTTTCAACATCACTCAGTATGACCGAGGCCGCCAAGTCGGCTTTGACGCTTATCGCTTCAGTCGCGATATCGGCCCCTGGTTTGATGTGCTGGAACGGAAGGCGGTACCGTTGCCGATCCTGCTGCCATTCAATCTGCTGATCGTTGCCCGGCGCAAGGAACAGGCTACACCATGA
- a CDS encoding polysaccharide deacetylase family protein yields the protein MISARGDWPENAPFAVFLSHDIDQIHDRELFRILADLNHIRRILRQGEPGNLRLAGARVLRSLFKPKQTGDDVRTILEIEARYGFPSTFFILHDPYWSRHGPRYRLGSPGLRRIVQMVSEAGGELGVHGGYYRFNDPAGYRESREMVGETFGVEVQGIRNHLLRFSFPETWLAQEAAGFRYDATFGWPDRPGARDDRFFPFRPVDPATGRELDLTVLPLTVMDGTLFRHLRSSGRDALELAWAAIEPVIERGGLVSLLWHNNYFDEPEYRDWQWVYEQLLERLAALRPWCATGAAIDDWVRAQGMPTIGASADSG from the coding sequence ATGATTTCGGCAAGAGGTGACTGGCCTGAGAATGCCCCGTTCGCGGTGTTTCTCTCCCACGATATCGACCAGATTCACGATCGGGAGTTGTTTCGGATTCTGGCCGACCTGAATCATATCCGCCGTATCCTGAGACAGGGTGAACCCGGCAATCTTCGGCTGGCAGGGGCTCGGGTGCTGCGCTCCTTGTTCAAACCCAAACAGACCGGCGACGATGTGCGCACTATCCTCGAGATCGAAGCGCGTTATGGTTTTCCGTCCACCTTCTTCATCCTGCATGATCCCTACTGGAGTCGGCACGGGCCGCGCTATCGTCTTGGCTCACCGGGTCTACGCCGCATTGTGCAGATGGTCTCCGAGGCGGGCGGGGAGTTGGGTGTTCACGGTGGCTATTACCGGTTCAACGATCCGGCCGGATATCGGGAGAGTCGCGAGATGGTGGGCGAGACCTTTGGGGTCGAGGTCCAGGGTATTCGCAATCATCTGTTGCGCTTCTCCTTTCCGGAGACCTGGCTGGCACAGGAGGCCGCGGGCTTTCGCTATGACGCCACCTTCGGTTGGCCGGATCGTCCGGGGGCGCGTGACGATCGGTTTTTTCCGTTTCGTCCTGTGGATCCAGCGACCGGACGGGAGCTGGATCTCACGGTGTTGCCACTGACGGTGATGGACGGGACCTTGTTTCGGCATCTGCGTTCGAGCGGTCGCGATGCGCTGGAGCTGGCATGGGCAGCGATCGAGCCGGTGATCGAGCGGGGTGGGCTGGTGTCGCTGCTGTGGCACAACAACTATTTTGATGAGCCCGAGTATCGGGATTGGCAGTGGGTGTATGAGCAGTTGCTGGAGCGCTTGGCGGCTCTGCGGCCTTGGTGTGCGACGGGTGCCGCGATCGATGACTGGGTGAGGGCGCAGGGGATGCCTACGATCGGGGCTTCCGCAGACTCTGGGTAA
- a CDS encoding GNAT family N-acetyltransferase, which yields MNAGTLPSYRIRLCEPEDAKGVRDVLEATYGADATSAAIYDWWSLAFSPDAHGFMVAEVRDRIVGVQPMNLFPYVDGPEALLGGMLTGVAVHPDFRRQGIFTGLIEACEAAAWRRGAAFVTTMPNDQSRPGFVKMGYVDLGRRRLLMRLLRPRMTGGERVPLIGHLAGAGAGAVQALMSRSNAAQVEVIEVGAPGAEWVAVFEQHARRNPGVRLGRSKRWLDWRYGQVPAGRSYRFFEAHAKDSTCVAVAITTQEMRSSLLMAYLMEIAAVSDEIAGALVKSVAKELGAAGVDALSAVVSSSTQVDLLRRSGLLEVPAWAPLKRFYSVARFNPDLKVPERWKNIGGWQQTLGDWDNL from the coding sequence ATGAATGCCGGAACTTTGCCCTCGTATCGGATTAGGCTCTGCGAGCCTGAGGATGCCAAAGGAGTACGCGACGTCCTGGAGGCAACCTACGGCGCTGACGCTACCTCGGCGGCAATCTATGACTGGTGGTCTCTGGCTTTCTCGCCCGATGCTCACGGGTTCATGGTAGCGGAGGTGCGCGATCGGATCGTTGGGGTACAGCCGATGAACCTCTTCCCCTATGTCGATGGTCCGGAGGCACTTCTCGGAGGGATGCTGACCGGAGTAGCCGTCCATCCCGATTTCCGACGCCAGGGGATATTTACCGGCTTGATAGAGGCTTGCGAGGCGGCTGCATGGCGACGCGGTGCCGCCTTCGTGACAACAATGCCGAACGATCAGTCACGGCCCGGGTTCGTCAAGATGGGGTACGTGGATCTCGGGCGCCGCCGACTGCTCATGCGTCTGCTGCGACCCCGGATGACAGGCGGAGAGCGGGTTCCCCTGATCGGCCATCTCGCCGGGGCCGGAGCGGGTGCGGTTCAAGCGTTGATGTCACGTTCGAACGCTGCGCAAGTGGAGGTAATAGAGGTCGGGGCACCCGGGGCGGAGTGGGTTGCGGTTTTCGAGCAGCACGCGCGGCGCAATCCAGGCGTCCGATTGGGTCGAAGTAAACGCTGGCTGGATTGGCGTTACGGGCAGGTCCCGGCTGGTCGATCCTATCGTTTCTTCGAGGCGCACGCCAAGGACTCGACCTGTGTTGCCGTGGCGATAACCACGCAAGAGATGCGCAGCTCGCTCTTGATGGCCTACCTGATGGAGATTGCGGCAGTATCCGACGAGATCGCAGGCGCGCTCGTGAAGTCTGTTGCCAAAGAACTGGGGGCTGCGGGCGTGGATGCGTTGTCGGCGGTGGTGTCGTCGTCGACCCAGGTGGATCTGTTACGTCGCTCGGGCCTATTGGAGGTGCCTGCTTGGGCACCGCTGAAGCGCTTCTATTCCGTGGCGCGTTTCAATCCGGATCTCAAGGTCCCTGAAAGGTGGAAGAACATTGGGGGCTGGCAACAAACTCTTGGGGATTGGGACAATCTTTAG